GCGATACCCATCAGGGTACCTATCGTATCGACAAAACCCATTACGAAAACCACCAGTATAACGGGAAACATACCCCATGTGAAAACCTGACTAAAATCAAGCTTCAGAAATATCGGAGAAATATCAGGCGGCAGGCTGACCAGTTTATCAGGCAGGCTGACCTCTCCAAACACTACAGCCAGAATCGTAATAAGGATAATCCCGAATAAGATAGCTGCTTTTACCCTGAAAACCATTAAGATACCCATCATTAAAAATCCGGCAATGGCGAGCATCACACTAAGTTTTGAAAAATCGCCAGCATGAACGGGAGCCCCGGGATTGCCCAGCGTAACGATACCAGTCTCATTCAGTCCGATAAAGGTTAAAAACAAGCCAATACCGACAGAAAAAGCTATTTTCATGCTTTCCGGTATTGAATTGGCCAGCCACGAGCGGATTTTAAACAAAGTTAGTAAAGTAAAGATAATTCCGCTGATAAAAATAGCTGCCAGAGCCTGTTGCCAGCTAAAACCAAGCAAATTAACCACAGTATAGGCAATAAAAGCATTTTCGCCCATATATGGGGCAATGGCAAAAGGCCTTTTGGCGTAAACACCCATCAACAGAGTACCAAAAAATGCGGAGATAATCGTGGCCACCATGCTTGCCCCGAAAGTAAACCCTGCTGCTTCCAGTATTTTAGGATGAACAATGATGATATAAGCCATGGTTACAAAGGTGGTGATACCAGCCATAACTTCCGTTTTGTAACTGCTGCCATGGA
This is a stretch of genomic DNA from Sphingobacteriales bacterium. It encodes these proteins:
- a CDS encoding NCS2 family permease, which gives rise to MKAIDRYFGVTVHGSSYKTEVMAGITTFVTMAYIIIVHPKILEAAGFTFGASMVATIISAFFGTLLMGVYAKRPFAIAPYMGENAFIAYTVVNLLGFSWQQALAAIFISGIIFTLLTLFKIRSWLANSIPESMKIAFSVGIGLFLTFIGLNETGIVTLGNPGAPVHAGDFSKLSVMLAIAGFLMMGILMVFRVKAAILFGIILITILAVVFGEVSLPDKLVSLPPDISPIFLKLDFSQVFTWGMFPVILVVFVMGFVDTIGTLMGIAYKAGMVDDKGELPEIEKPMLCDALTTVAGSLLGTTTCGAFIESATGIEAGGKTGLVSVVTALLFLTALFFAPLFTIVPAFAYGPALIIVGMLMLSPVVKLNFTDLTELIPSFVIITFMCFTYNLGLGMTAGFVAYVLVKSVSGKIKEISSGMWILAVLSLMFFIFYPY